A stretch of the Balneola vulgaris DSM 17893 genome encodes the following:
- a CDS encoding TAT-variant-translocated molybdopterin oxidoreductase, which yields MSEVKQNTYWKSLNELAKNQEYQKFVDREFPENASELTDGFSRRGFLGIMGSAVLLASCDFARRPVQKILPYSKQPEDIVPGIPLFYASAMPYQGSLTGLVVENHEGRPTKVEGNDLHPGSRGGTSIYNQASVLGMYDPDRSKKVLRKGTEATMDDFVAFAAEYFADTSKNIAFISEATSSPTLLRVKENALNKFNNATWVTYEAFGEDNALAGTELAFGRRLRAYYDYSKADVVVSLDDDMMSGNHPNSVEYAKQLSSRRKVTSTNDSMSRIYAVENGFTLTGSYADHRLRLKASEIEAFAYALAGELAKSISGLGAFSNANNAYSDHPWISALADDLLNNRGTSAVSVGFEHSANAHAIVAAINKALGNDGKTVSYLEVPHLDEQRKEAFANVVADMKAGSIDAVVMIGTNPSYSAQNVDFNAALENVEEVIHLSDYVNETSKNASWHVNRAHYLETWGDGHSFGGARSIIQPQIQPLYDGVNEIEFLNIIVNGELENAFDLVQDTFKGYFGSSFDTQWTNLLHDGIEPNTSFRSANVRLSNSFSPATPSTGSISGIEVVIRQDGTLNDGRYANIAWLQELPDPMTKITWDNVALMSAGTAKKLGVENEDVVEIKANGATIKIAAWIQPGHADDSITLTVGYGRDGIGRVANRYIDFTTGGVDTYPMLDANSLFSEATVSKTGDTYEIACVQDHHSLEGRDMYRMATLEEYKSNPDFASFADVHTYPVPGMKEAAELGEDAPISLFDEQTYPDSEPQWGMAIDLNSCFGCGVCVIACQSENNIPVIGKKEVNRGREMHWIRTDRYYVGEDENAPHAVHQPVPCMHCELAPCEQVCPVAATTHSDDGMNQMTYNRCIGTRYCANNCPYKVRRFNFFNFPKEFLITGDEPDIIQMAMNPEVTVRFRGVMEKCTYCVQRVNRAKIEAKIETGSPKPADGAVKTACQQACPADAIYFGDLTDDNSEVAKMKRNTRNYQMLEELNTRPRTSYMAKLRNPNPALA from the coding sequence ATGAGCGAAGTTAAACAAAATACATACTGGAAAAGCTTAAATGAATTAGCTAAAAACCAGGAATATCAAAAATTTGTTGATCGTGAATTTCCTGAGAATGCATCTGAATTAACCGACGGTTTTTCACGTCGTGGATTCTTAGGCATCATGGGTTCGGCCGTATTACTAGCGAGTTGTGATTTCGCTCGCCGTCCGGTTCAAAAGATTTTACCATATTCAAAACAACCAGAAGACATCGTCCCTGGTATTCCTTTATTTTACGCATCGGCTATGCCTTATCAAGGCAGCTTAACAGGTTTAGTAGTAGAGAACCATGAAGGTCGCCCTACTAAAGTTGAAGGTAATGACCTTCACCCTGGAAGCCGTGGAGGTACATCTATCTATAACCAAGCTTCTGTGCTTGGCATGTATGATCCTGATAGATCTAAAAAAGTATTACGTAAAGGTACAGAAGCAACAATGGATGACTTTGTTGCTTTTGCTGCTGAATACTTCGCTGATACCTCTAAAAACATTGCATTCATCTCTGAAGCTACTTCATCTCCTACTCTATTAAGAGTTAAAGAGAATGCACTTAACAAATTTAACAACGCAACTTGGGTTACTTACGAAGCATTTGGTGAAGACAATGCCCTCGCAGGTACTGAGTTAGCGTTTGGTCGCCGTTTAAGAGCGTACTACGATTACAGCAAAGCGGATGTAGTAGTTTCTTTAGATGACGACATGATGAGTGGTAACCACCCTAACAGTGTGGAATACGCTAAGCAATTAAGCTCTAGACGTAAGGTTACTTCTACCAACGATTCTATGAGCCGTATTTATGCAGTTGAAAACGGCTTTACATTAACGGGTTCTTATGCTGATCACCGTTTACGTTTAAAAGCTAGTGAGATTGAAGCTTTTGCTTATGCTCTTGCTGGTGAATTAGCGAAAAGCATTTCAGGTTTAGGCGCATTTAGCAATGCAAACAATGCATACAGCGACCATCCATGGATTTCAGCATTAGCTGACGACTTATTAAATAACCGTGGTACTTCAGCAGTATCTGTTGGATTCGAGCATTCTGCTAATGCACATGCTATTGTAGCTGCAATCAACAAAGCTCTTGGCAACGACGGCAAGACGGTTTCTTATCTTGAAGTTCCTCACTTAGATGAGCAACGCAAAGAAGCATTTGCAAACGTTGTTGCAGATATGAAAGCGGGCTCTATTGATGCGGTTGTAATGATAGGAACAAACCCATCTTACTCGGCACAGAATGTAGACTTTAACGCTGCGCTTGAGAATGTTGAAGAAGTAATTCACCTTTCTGACTATGTGAATGAGACTTCTAAGAATGCAAGCTGGCATGTAAACCGCGCTCATTATTTAGAAACTTGGGGCGACGGTCACTCATTTGGTGGTGCTCGTTCTATTATTCAGCCTCAGATTCAACCATTATATGATGGCGTAAATGAAATTGAGTTCTTGAACATCATTGTTAATGGTGAGCTTGAAAACGCTTTCGACTTAGTTCAAGATACTTTTAAAGGATACTTTGGTTCTTCTTTTGATACTCAATGGACCAATTTATTACACGACGGTATTGAGCCGAACACTTCTTTCCGTTCAGCCAATGTACGTTTAAGCAACTCGTTCTCGCCTGCTACTCCTTCTACAGGAAGTATTTCAGGTATTGAAGTTGTGATTCGACAAGACGGCACACTAAACGATGGGCGTTATGCGAACATCGCTTGGTTGCAAGAGCTTCCAGACCCAATGACCAAGATTACTTGGGATAATGTGGCTCTTATGAGTGCTGGAACTGCTAAAAAGCTGGGCGTTGAGAACGAAGATGTTGTAGAAATTAAAGCAAACGGTGCTACCATTAAGATTGCAGCTTGGATTCAGCCAGGTCATGCAGACGACTCTATTACTTTAACTGTTGGTTATGGTAGAGATGGAATTGGACGTGTAGCAAACCGTTACATCGATTTTACTACCGGTGGTGTTGATACTTACCCAATGCTAGACGCTAATTCATTATTTAGCGAAGCTACTGTATCAAAAACTGGTGACACATATGAGATTGCCTGTGTGCAAGATCACCATAGCTTAGAAGGCCGCGATATGTATCGCATGGCTACTCTAGAAGAATATAAGAGCAACCCAGACTTCGCGTCATTCGCTGATGTACATACCTACCCAGTTCCTGGTATGAAAGAAGCCGCTGAACTCGGGGAAGATGCTCCAATCTCTTTATTTGACGAACAAACTTACCCAGACTCTGAGCCACAATGGGGTATGGCTATCGACTTAAACTCTTGCTTTGGTTGCGGAGTTTGTGTGATTGCTTGCCAGTCTGAGAATAACATCCCTGTTATTGGTAAGAAAGAAGTGAACCGTGGACGTGAGATGCATTGGATTCGTACCGATCGCTACTATGTAGGTGAAGACGAAAATGCACCACATGCTGTACACCAGCCTGTGCCATGTATGCACTGTGAATTAGCACCATGTGAGCAAGTTTGCCCTGTTGCTGCTACTACACACAGTGATGATGGTATGAACCAGATGACTTACAACCGCTGTATTGGTACTCGTTACTGTGCAAACAACTGTCCGTACAAAGTACGTCGTTTCAACTTCTTCAACTTCCCGAAAGAATTCTTAATTACAGGCGACGAACCAGATATCATCCAAATGGCGATGAACCCTGAAGTAACTGTTCGTTTCCGTGGTGTAATGGAAAAATGTACTTACTGTGTACAACGTGTTAACAGAGCTAAGATCGAAGCAAAAATCGAGACTGGTTCTCCAAAACCGGCTGACGGTGCTGTTAAGACAGCTTGCCAGCAAGCGTGCCCAGCAGATGCTATCTACTTCGGCGATTTAACCGACGATAATAGTGAAGTAGCTAAGATGAAGCGCAATACGCGTAACTATCAGATGCTTGAAGAGCTGAATACACGCCCTAGAACATCGTACATGGCGAAATTAAGAAACCCAAACCCTGCTTTGGCATAA